A genomic region of Actinomycetota bacterium contains the following coding sequences:
- a CDS encoding GNAT family N-acetyltransferase: MRIERMDASMAPKVKALVIEVFGAEGWWNSCLYVAESQPLPVLGRLWKRLLRLSERPDVWVALDDSTQEIIGTIGLYRRKKDHEEALWVWYFCVAPQARGAGAGARLLDYVISQAKARDVLYLRLLTSNVPSEESAQRLYESRGLRIFKTRSALTYKVLLRELDLRGD, encoded by the coding sequence GTGAGGATTGAGCGAATGGACGCTTCGATGGCGCCCAAGGTCAAGGCTCTGGTGATCGAGGTCTTCGGAGCCGAAGGCTGGTGGAACTCATGCCTGTACGTTGCCGAATCGCAACCGCTTCCAGTGCTGGGTCGGCTGTGGAAGCGGTTGCTTCGCTTGTCTGAGCGCCCAGATGTATGGGTGGCCCTGGATGACTCAACTCAGGAAATCATTGGTACTATCGGGCTTTACCGAAGGAAGAAGGATCACGAAGAGGCGTTGTGGGTCTGGTATTTCTGTGTGGCTCCGCAGGCCAGGGGAGCTGGCGCCGGCGCCCGACTGCTCGACTACGTGATATCGCAGGCCAAGGCGCGCGACGTACTTTATCTGCGTCTTCTGACGTCGAACGTACCTTCCGAGGAGTCCGCTCAGCGCCTTTACGAGAGTCGTGGTCTGAGGATATTCAAGACGAGAAGTGCGCTCACGTACAAGGTGCTGTTGAGAGAGTTGGACCTGCGAGGCGATTGA
- the murJ gene encoding murein biosynthesis integral membrane protein MurJ: MTVSTALSRVTGFIRVWVTAYALGVTALAASYHVANNIPNMVFELVAGGIISSLFIPVFMERWKQDSEEDAWRYASSLFNITLIALGIIAVLATVFASEVVRTQTFRIDPQDAELAVFFFQVFAVQIVFYGAGAIISGLLNAHRDFLWPALGPVFNNLTVIVTLLLYVYFSAEDPLLAKWVLAVGTTLGVLVMFAVQIPSLIKLRPRYSFRIDLRHPGLQAMGRMAVPTIIYVVTNIVAVSFRNAYAFDVSLEGPAILSYAWMFYQLPYGVLAVSLATAFFTELSDAAGRKDDEVFRKRFAKGLSATAVLVIPSAAMLIALATPLITLYRAGRFLAEDIERVAQVLQWWAAGLFFFAAFMFVLKAFYSLKDTRTPMLVNLVLTVPHIGLYAILTTGALGFPGIGLVGIPISDALFFASAFVVLIYLLRRKIGAFGGNALVRTIAGMTLASVVGGGIAAGIAYLVPNPDYSMKIALATVVVAGAFGLLATWGVARLLRIQEVSVAVNLVRKAVAVVTGRKRSQQ, from the coding sequence ATGACCGTCTCAACCGCTTTATCCCGAGTCACCGGATTCATCCGTGTGTGGGTGACGGCGTATGCTTTGGGAGTCACCGCGCTGGCCGCCTCCTACCACGTCGCCAACAACATCCCCAACATGGTCTTCGAACTGGTTGCCGGCGGAATCATCTCCTCCCTATTCATTCCCGTTTTCATGGAGCGATGGAAGCAGGATAGCGAAGAAGACGCTTGGCGCTACGCCAGCTCGCTGTTCAACATCACACTCATCGCACTTGGAATCATCGCTGTTCTTGCGACCGTGTTCGCCAGCGAGGTAGTGCGAACCCAGACCTTCAGGATCGATCCTCAAGATGCTGAGCTAGCCGTCTTTTTCTTCCAGGTCTTCGCCGTGCAGATCGTTTTTTACGGTGCTGGCGCGATCATCTCGGGACTCCTCAACGCCCATCGTGACTTTTTGTGGCCCGCACTCGGCCCTGTCTTCAACAACCTGACGGTGATCGTCACCCTGTTGCTCTACGTATACTTCTCCGCCGAAGATCCACTCCTGGCCAAGTGGGTGCTTGCTGTGGGCACCACGCTCGGAGTGCTGGTGATGTTCGCAGTCCAGATCCCGAGCCTGATCAAACTGAGGCCCCGGTACTCCTTCCGAATCGACCTACGTCACCCGGGATTGCAAGCCATGGGTCGCATGGCTGTCCCAACGATCATCTACGTCGTAACCAACATCGTGGCCGTATCGTTTCGCAACGCCTACGCTTTCGACGTCTCACTCGAAGGCCCAGCGATCCTTAGTTACGCGTGGATGTTCTATCAGCTCCCCTACGGAGTGCTCGCCGTATCGCTCGCCACCGCATTCTTCACCGAGCTCTCCGATGCCGCCGGCCGCAAAGACGACGAAGTCTTCCGCAAGAGGTTCGCCAAAGGCCTTTCGGCGACAGCGGTACTCGTGATTCCTTCGGCGGCGATGCTGATCGCCCTGGCCACACCGCTCATCACCCTCTACCGCGCTGGAAGATTCCTTGCCGAGGACATCGAGCGCGTCGCCCAGGTTCTGCAGTGGTGGGCTGCGGGCCTCTTCTTCTTCGCAGCGTTCATGTTCGTCCTGAAAGCGTTCTACTCCCTCAAGGACACGCGCACACCGATGCTCGTGAACCTTGTGCTCACGGTGCCGCACATTGGTCTCTACGCCATCTTGACGACCGGGGCTCTTGGGTTCCCTGGCATCGGGCTTGTGGGGATCCCGATCTCTGATGCTCTGTTCTTCGCTTCCGCCTTCGTCGTTTTGATCTACCTACTGCGGCGCAAGATCGGTGCCTTTGGCGGCAATGCGCTCGTTCGCACCATTGCCGGGATGACGCTGGCCTCAGTCGTGGGCGGTGGTATCGCTGCTGGCATTGCGTACCTAGTGCCCAATCCCGACTACTCGATGAAGATCGCACTCGCGACAGTGGTGGTTGCCGGAGCCTTCGGATTGCTGGCAACCTGGGGTGTAGCAAGATTGCTGAGGATCCAGGAGGTTTCAGTGGCCGTGAACCTGGTGCGTAAGGCTGTCGCAGTGGTTACTGGACGCAAGAGGTCGCAACAATGA
- a CDS encoding glycosyltransferase family 2 protein: MRSLALVPAFNEGSRIGSTVRAILQSDAVDEVLVIDDGSADDTAMQAEAAGARVLRLDSNAGKGGALQAGLDSLAELPEVVALLDADLEESANQVALLMQPIADGTADMSIASFPRPAGKAGFGLVMGLARFGIRTLGGPLDATAPLSGQRVLNRRALEAVGPFASGYGVEVALTIRALRHGLAVVEVPTTMRHAATGRNIAGFLHRGRQFVHVTAALFRLALERRPR; this comes from the coding sequence ATGAGATCCCTCGCACTCGTCCCCGCCTTCAACGAAGGGTCGCGCATCGGCTCCACGGTACGGGCCATCCTCCAAAGTGATGCGGTAGATGAGGTGCTCGTGATCGACGATGGCTCCGCCGATGACACAGCGATGCAGGCCGAGGCTGCTGGAGCCCGTGTGCTCAGGCTGGATTCGAATGCCGGGAAGGGTGGAGCCCTCCAGGCCGGACTCGATAGCCTGGCCGAGCTTCCCGAGGTAGTCGCGTTGCTCGACGCAGACCTAGAGGAAAGCGCCAATCAAGTAGCGCTTCTCATGCAACCGATTGCCGACGGCACCGCCGACATGTCGATCGCAAGCTTCCCAAGACCTGCGGGCAAGGCCGGATTCGGGCTCGTGATGGGGCTCGCACGATTCGGCATACGCACGCTGGGGGGTCCGCTGGATGCCACTGCTCCCCTCTCCGGGCAGCGAGTGCTCAACAGGCGTGCGCTGGAGGCTGTGGGGCCATTCGCCTCTGGTTACGGCGTCGAGGTGGCTCTAACTATAAGAGCGCTTCGCCACGGACTCGCCGTAGTCGAGGTCCCGACCACGATGCGACACGCCGCGACTGGTCGCAACATAGCAGGTTTCCTGCACCGAGGGCGACAGTTCGTCCACGTGACGGCCGCACTCTTTCGACTGGCACTTGAGCGGCGACCGCGCTAG
- a CDS encoding copper transporter produces MYNLRYHVASLVAVFLALTVGLLLGTVVAERGVLDRQREALVAGLQKDFAALSEANSRLSQDNDAHAEFIDSALPTLVGGRLDGATVAILIAEGQNEDAYSATVDAVLEAGGQPLRVAISEPGFSLDETQTLEAVATLFPPTTTDLRASVITSLAAELSTTGPRPVSDALRELGVLGGEVLPDDVGVRGLAVMASWEDGPDALAVELGVQLAARGVAVLGVEGTTARAGLVLAAVEGGLSAVDHVDTPQGAYSVVMVLAQQAQGHFGLLDEADGRFPIVATQ; encoded by the coding sequence ATGTACAACCTTCGCTATCACGTCGCCTCACTTGTGGCAGTCTTCTTGGCGCTCACGGTGGGACTTTTGCTGGGCACCGTCGTTGCCGAGCGAGGGGTCCTCGACAGGCAGCGCGAGGCTCTGGTTGCGGGGCTGCAGAAGGACTTCGCCGCCCTGTCCGAGGCCAACAGTCGACTGTCCCAGGACAACGATGCCCACGCGGAGTTCATCGACAGCGCACTCCCAACGCTAGTAGGAGGCAGACTCGATGGCGCAACCGTAGCGATCTTGATCGCAGAGGGACAAAACGAGGACGCATACTCGGCGACAGTGGATGCAGTACTCGAAGCCGGAGGCCAGCCGCTTCGGGTTGCTATAAGCGAGCCAGGATTCTCCCTGGACGAGACTCAGACACTTGAGGCGGTAGCCACCCTGTTTCCGCCCACGACGACCGACCTGAGAGCCTCGGTGATTACCTCGCTCGCCGCCGAACTATCCACTACCGGGCCCAGGCCCGTCTCGGATGCTTTGCGAGAACTGGGTGTCCTGGGTGGCGAAGTCCTTCCCGATGACGTCGGAGTTCGAGGCCTGGCAGTGATGGCATCTTGGGAGGACGGGCCGGACGCCTTAGCTGTTGAGCTTGGTGTGCAACTTGCTGCCCGAGGCGTTGCTGTCTTGGGTGTCGAGGGTACCACCGCTAGAGCAGGCCTCGTCTTAGCCGCCGTCGAGGGAGGCTTATCCGCTGTGGACCATGTAGACACGCCGCAGGGTGCCTACTCGGTCGTCATGGTGTTGGCGCAGCAGGCCCAGGGGCATTTCGGGCTTCTGGATGAAGCCGACGGCAGGTTCCCTATCGTTGCAACGCAGTGA